The DNA region TTGAGTCTACGGTTTCTACCGACAACGCATTCGCTTCCACCATAAACGGGGCATTACGCAATGCAGAATCAAAACTGTTGTATTTAACGTTAACCAAAGTACGAGCTTTGGGAATATGGGTTAGGTTGAGCTTAGCTTCTGTAATAAACGCTAATGAGCCTTCCGCACCACATAGAACTCGTGTGATATCGAAGCTATCAGTCTCTTCATCAAACGCATTTTTAAGGTCATAACCGGTTAAAAAGCGGTTTAACGGAGGGAACTTGTCGTTGATTTGCTGGCGTTTGTCACGACACACAGATTCCGTTACACGCATTGCCGTGTCAGCAAATTCGCCTTCAGTCGGCAAACCATGAGAAAGGTCAGACTCTAAAATTGAACCATCGGCAAAAACGGCTTGAAGAGAAAGAACGTGATCAGACGTTTTACCGTATTTTAGCGAGCCTTGACCGGAAGCATCGGTATTGATCATACCACCAATCGTTGCCCGATTACTGGTCGATAAATCTGGGGAGAAGAAATAACCATAAGGACGAACGGCATCGTTCAATTGGTCTTTGACGACACCCGTTTGAACACGAACCCATCCCTCTTGCTCGTTCACTTCTAAGACTTTGTTCATGTGGCGAGACAAATCAACCACAATGCCTTTGGTTAACGACTGACCGTTAGTGCCAGTGCCACCACCACGAGGAGAGAACGTAATACGCTCATATTCCTCTTTGTTGCTCAATTTACCGATGAGCGAGACATCTTGGGTGGTTTTGGGGAGAACAACGGCCTGAGGGAGTTGCTGATAGACACTATTATCAGTGGCTACTGCGAGACGACTAGAGTACTGGCTTTCAATATCGCCAGTAAACCCGGAGTGCTCGAGTTCTTTGAGAAAACTCAGAACGAGAGGATCGACATCCGTTTGCGAGTGTAATCTTGGTAACATTTGCTTCCTGCCCCTACTGCGCTGATCCAATCAGCTGCGGGTTATCTAATTTTTAGTCATCCACGCATTTTCGACCCGCAGCCATAAAACTGAGACCGAGACGAGGATGAAGTTGTTTTCTTTGAATTACGTCACTTTACAACATTTAAAAAGGCGTTCAAATCAGAATCTCTATACAAGATTTAAACTTATGCTTTATTTTTTAAGGCTTGATGCCTTACATTGAAGGGGAAATAGCCTTTCAATATGAGCTTTCAGGATGAAAAAAAATAAAGTTGTAACCACTGAAGATATCCTTCTAAAACTTTGCCAGTCGGTTTCTGGCGTTCTTACTTCGGCAACCTCTTCTCAAGTTAACTACTCTGCAATGGTGCAAAAGATCAATAAAACCAGCCTCAAGCCGGATTTTGGTTGTTTTGTACTGTTTGATGGTGGCTTCACGGGCCTTGTAGTGATTAACTTTACCGCAAAAGCGGCACTTGAGATCTACACCAACTACATGCGCAATATGGGCATGCCAGAAGAGGAACTGGCGATCTCACACACATCAGATGAAGTCGGTGATGTACTCGGTGAACTGATGAATCAGCTAGTGGGTGATTTCACGAACAAGATTCGTAAAGAGCTACAAACCAACATTACGCAGAACCAACCAAAAATGCTGTCGCTCAATAAGCAAGTGATTCTGCAAGTTGATACCAATCTCGATCGACCTCAAGCACGCCGCGTGACCTTCTCAACAGCGAATAACAACATCTTCTACCTTGAGCTTGCGATGGACAAAACTGAATTTATCCAACTCGAAGAGTTTGAAGTGGCAGAAGATGAAAGCCCAGATGATATTTTAGAAGCCACTCGAAAAAGTATGGAAGACAAGAAAGCATCGGAAGCAGCCAGTTCCAAAAGCGATGCCGATGACCTACTCGACCAACTCGGTTTGTAATTCTACTTCGCACCAAAGCCCCTATCATTAAAGGGGCTTTGTTTTTCTCGCTGCCTTTCTCCCACTCCCGTTATTCCGTTTTTGACTGAAAAAAGGTAATATATCCGACTTCCTAAATTTCCGTTCTCGTTATTGGTCGTCGATGGATAAACAAAAAGCTCTGAAAAAAATCGCCAAGTGCTTAGAACTGGGCAACTCCGCCAACGTAAATGAGGCTGCAAATGCTATCAAGATGGCGCACCGCCTTATGCTTAAGTATGGCTTGGATAAAGATGATATTGAGTTTATCAAAATGGGTAAAACTCAATCTTCGCATCTGCTGCCAGCAAACATCAGTTCAACGCTGTTGCGCGTGATTCGTGGCATCAATACCAAATTTGGTGTTGAAGCCGTCTTGTTGAATCACAAAGGGCTTAAACGCGTCGAATTTATCGGAGAGGCAGACCGCGCTATTTTCGCGGCCTTTGCGTTCGATATTATCTACCGTGAAATGAACGAGAGCACCGGACAATTCCGCAATAGTTTTGCCGGTTCTGGTACCTCTTCAATGGAAGTAACGCGCCGCGTAAACTCATTTGTTTCTGGCTGGGTTGAAGGTGCGTTGGAAAAACTGCCTGTTATCTCTCCAGATGAAGAGTCAGCCAATAAAATCAATAATTACATTGATAAAGAATTTAAAAACATCGATCGCGAGACGTTCAAGCAACAGCTCAGAGAAGCGATGAAGAACCTCACTGCAGATTACGAAGTTGGGTTAAAAAAAGGTCGTAAGGTTTCCGTCAACCGTGGCGTTGGCGGTGAACAAGCGAGAAAGATGTTAGACAACCCGTCTAAATAATTGCACAAACGGTTATAACATCAGCAACTATAAGAAAAAGCTTACAAAGCTTCTATCAATCTGACGTTCGCATAACAAATATCAATACCTACTCATTCATAATTCGCATCCCATTATGAGGCGCAATTGCGCCTCAGCTTATACGGAGATTTTCCCTTGAAAAAGATGTCTATTGCACTTGCGCTAGTGCTAGCTCTTACTGGCTGTCAAGCAACTCAACGCCAAAACGCAACCACAGGTGAATACGAGACTAACTCGACCACACAAGGTGCATTGATCGGTGCTATCGCTGGTGCGGCTATCGGTTTGGCAACAGGTGATGACGCAAAAGAACGTCGTAAACACGCTCTAATTGGTGCGGCTGCTGGCGGTGCTACTGGCGCAGGTGTTGGCTACTACTTCGATCAACAAGAAGCAGAGCTACGTCGCGCACTATTGAATTCAGGTGTACAAGTAGAACGTGTTGGTGAAAACCAGCTGCTACTTCGCATGGAAAACGGTATTGGTTTCTCTTCAAGTTCTTACCAACTGGACGCAAGCATCCACAACACACTACGTGGCGTTGCACGTATCCTCGTTGAATACCCAGATACAAGCCTTGTGATCGACGGTTACACGGACAGCACTGGTAGTGACTCTTACAACCAAACACTGTCTGAGCGTCGTGCAGAATCGGTACGTCAGTTCCTAGTATCACAAAACGTAGCACCAGGTCGTGCAATTGCACGTGGCTACGGCGAGCGAAACCCAATTTGCTCTAACCAAACTTCTGAAGGTCGTGCTTGCAACCGCCGTGTTGAAATCCAGATCTTGCCACTGAAGTAATTTGGTTGCACCATATCGGTAATAATAACGGTTACCGGAGCAGGTCTAGCGAGGATCGCTAGACCTGACACATCCCATGTCATTTAGAACCACTGCCCTTTCCTTTACTTTAAGTGCCTTCGTAACAGGTACTGCCTTTGCTTCTCAAAGCCCGACGCAACCTGAAGACCAATTCGATTTAGCACAACAACTGGCACTAACACCTAATACAGACTCTCCTTCCGATGCCCGTTATTGGTTAGAACAGTCGGCTCATCAAGGCTATCTTCCTGCACAAAAGCAATTAGCGGAAGATTATGCTCGCGGCCTCACTGGTAACATTGATGACTCTCAAGCAATCTACTGGTTTACTTCGGTTGCGTTAAATGACCCTACTGACAGTGGTTTTCTACTAGCCGACTTTATCCAGCATCATCAAACCGAGGTCACTAACGCTGACTTAGTTGATGCGTGGTATCAACTTTCTGCTCTTAAAAACCCACAAGCAGAAGAAGCTTACAACCAGTTTTTAGAACAACGCTTTAATCAAATGCGAGCGAAGCAAGTTTCCGAGATCGTCGAGTTAGATAAAAAAGCAACGGTTGAGGAGAAACAAAAACAAACGAAAGGCCATGGTGAGCATAAAGCAGAACCCTCTCAGGCATGGTTTGCTTCAGGCGCTCTAGGGCTTGCGATTTTAGTAGGCGGAGGCCTATTTGGTTATCGTCGACACCACCGTCAAACACAAATAAACGCAGCGAATGACGCTTCCAAGTCACTGCAGTTAGAAACACAAGTAAAAGAGTTGCAGTTTACGAATAAGCAACTCAAACGACAGTTAGAAAAAGTATTTAAAGAGTTTAAGAAAGTAAAAAACCAATCAGACGGACAGAAATTGGTGGTTGCGTGTGCAATGTTTGGTTATACGCCACAAACCATTCCTGACAGTAAAGCAGTGAAATTGCGCTACAGACAATTATCAAAACTCTATCACCCTGATTCTAGAGGCTCAGAAGAAGAGATGAAGCGTTTAAATCAGGCGTTTAAAACCATTTCACAAAATGTTACAAAAGAGTAAAAATAAGCCACGTACCTTTATCTTGCGAGCCTTTCAACCTCATAAATCAAGGCTCGCAATCGATCTCCCTCTCAAACAAATTAACAGACATTTAACCTGACTATATTTTGTATGCCATAATGTTGGGCGAAAAATAACACCTAGCGACTCAAAATTTATGTAGGTGGGGAGAAAATCAATGTTCACTGAAGAAGGCACCTGTGACTGGTGTAAAAAACCTAGCTTTGTAACTCGTCATGATTATGTCGACGGCAAGTACCATAGCTCATGCAAATCCTGCTACGACATCGCAAAAATCGATGTTCGCCTGTTTAACCAAGGCGAAATGCAAATGCGCGAACGCATGGCACAACGAGCAAGCTAACAAGAGCAAATCAACGGAACTGATTTTCAAGAGCGCCTTTTTGTAAGGCGCTTTTTTGATCCCACTTCAATACTTGTTTCATCGCGGTTTTCTAGAAGGAATTCATATTCCCTATCCCTCTGGTGCTTCTCAGTCTATTAATTAACCAATTAAAAACGATGTCACTTATTTCATAGTGAACACGATTGTTTTCCTAGTTACCGGGTCAAACCCTCGATTTATCTGGAGTATAGTTTTGTCGCTCAAACAAAAAAACAGGTGACCATATGTACACAGATGAAGCTGAAGCGTTCATTGCTAGCCAGCCTCCTGAAGCCGTTGCAACTGGTGAGTTGATGGTTTTGAAAAATACAATTAAAAGAAAAGTCTCTGGCCCTAACAGAAGTCGATTATTGCGATTAGCAAACTCCGACCTTGGCAGTTTATGCTCCCGCGCCAATTCAGGTAACATCGAGCACATTCGCAGCATGTTCCAAACTATGGTGCAACTCGTTAGAGCGGGTAACCTTGGTCAATTTGAAACAGAAATCGCACGTGCAAAAACCGAATTCTAACCATTATTAAACATCGATCCTTGTATTTTCAGGCTGCGTATTCGCAGCCTGCTTTTTATCATTTCCTGTAAAAGCAAAGCGCTTTCTTGAACGTTCTGCCTCTGCCTTTCTTGTTTTCTCTTCCTTTCTTCTCCCTCAAAAGCACTAACACTACTGTGTGCCATCACGAAAAAGCACTGTATAAACCGGTTAAAACCACTGTATAGCTAGGCCGAAATTACTGTATATACAGTAGTAACCACCTGTATATACAGCTCCGCAATGCAGGTGACCTCACATTTCACCATGTTTATCAAACATATCAAAAACTAAACTTTATATTTTAATTTCAACAACTTAGACAAAAAACAAATCTTAAGTAAGGGAAAGTTTTTCAACTCCATTCATAAAAATCGGTTGATCAGGCATCAAAAACAAACTACTGTATACACATACAGCATGTATAAAGGAACAGTAATATGCAGTTACAAACTCAATCTCATACATACTCTCGCTACAACGTATTGGCACAAGCAACACAACCTATGGATGTGTCGGACCAACTTCTTTCTAAGTTGGCAGTATTGTCTCAACAACAGCAATGGATTCTGTTTACCGCCGAGTGCCCTCGTCCTGATTTTGAGCAACTTGCTGCTTCCCACATTCGCTGTCAAAACATCATTCAGATGAAGCCGTCTCAACAGCTCTCTGAAGTGGAGATCGTGATTAAAGCTATTCAGTCTGGTAACGCTAGCGCTGTCGTCGCATCGAACAAGATTGCGTTAATGAATCAATCAATGCTTCGCGATATTGCTCAACGTTATCAGTGTGAAGTCTTTTTCGTCGAAGGCAGAGTGAACAAGTACCACTAACAAGATCGACGTTATCCATCCTGCATCTCGCCTCCTTTTAAGGCTGTCTCTTATACACAAATCCCCAAGCTTGTAGCTTGGGGATTTTTTTTGAACTCTTTCACGTGTGTGTGATCTGATCACTTAGTAATCCTTACTGAAACACTAAGATGACACATTCAGACGCTAAGCTTTGGGCACAAGAACAATTTGGACAAGCACAACTTAAAGACCCTCGAAGAACACAACGCCTTATCAGTTTAGCGACTTCCATTGCTAATCAACCAGGAGTTTCCGTGGCTAAACTTCCTTTTTCTCCCGCTGATATGGAAGGTGCATATCGCTTTATCCGCAATGAAAACATTGATGCAAAAGACATCGCTGAAGCAGGTTTTCAATCAACTGTATCTCGAGCTAACGAGCATGAGGAGTTACTCGCGATTGAAGATACAACAACGCTTAGTTTCCCGCATCGAAGTATAAAAGAGGAGCTCGGGCACACGAATCAAGGTGACAGAACCCGAGCGCTCCACGTACATTCAACTCTACTTTTCGCTCCACAAAGTCAGACCATTGTTGGGCTTATAGAGCAACAACGATGGAGCCGAGATATTACTAAGCGTGGGCAAAAGCACCAACACGCGACTCGTCCTTATAAGGAGAAAGAGAGTTACAAATGGGAGCAAGCTTCTCGCCGTGTCGTTGAACGCCTAGGGGATAAAATGTTAGATGTTATCTCGGTCTGTGACCGAGAAGCAGACCTATTCGAATACTTGACTTATAAACGTCAACATCAGCAGCGCTTTGTCGTTCGCTCAATGCAAAGTCGCTGCCTAGAAGCTCATCATCAAAAGCTTTACGACTATGCGCAAGCGTTACCAAGCGTCGAGACAAAAGAGCTTACCATCCCCCAAAAAGGAGGGAGAAAAGCGAGAGATGTAAAGCTTGATGTTAAATATGGTCAGGTGACATTAAAGGCTCCGGCAAACAAAAAAGAGCACGCAGGCATACCTGTTTATTATGTTGGTTGCCTTGAGCAAGGGACATCAAAAGACAAGTTAGCATGGCACCTCTTGACGTCGGAGCCAGTAAACAACGTTGAAGACGCTATGAGAATTATCGGTTATTACGAGCGCCGATGGCTGATTGAAGATTTCCATAAAGTCTGGAAAAGTGAAGGGACAGATGTGGAGTCACTCAGGCTACAAAGTAAAGATAACTTAGAGAGATTAAGTGTCATCTATGCCTTTGTTGCTACGCGTTTATTGGCGTTACGCTTCATTAAAGAAGTTGATGAGCTAACGAAAGAAAGTTGTGAAAAGGTATTGGGTAAAAAAGCTTGGAAGCTACTGTGGTTGAAACTAGAAAGTAAGACGTTACCTAAAGAAGTGCCCGATATGAGCTGGGCGTACAAAAATCTCGCTAAATTAGGCGGTTGGAAAGATACCAAGAGGACGGGTAGAGCTTCAATAAAGGTGCTTTGGGAAGGATGGTTTAAACTACAAACCATCCTTGAAGGCTACGAACTCGCAATGTCTCTTGATCACTAGACTTGTGATCAAGAGACAGCGCGTTTGCGAGGCTTTTTTTATTCGCAGCTCAACGCCAACGCGACAATAGCGGCCTATGAGAAAAATGAGAGGTTAGCTCGTTCAAAAGGCCCATTAAAGGGCCTTTTACTTTCAGTGCATTATTCAATAGTAATTGCTTTTACAGGTGCATACTTATATTTCGAATCACCGACATTATAATGAACGGTAATCGTCGTTTTGGCATGCTTTACGGATAACAGCGTTGATAGAAGAGTATTAAAAGCAATGTCACTTTTTGTTATACGAAAGAACCTAGCATCACTTGGCATATGATCCAACGTGAACAATATTTCACCTCGATGACCATTTGGCCAGTTTTCACCATAAAGGTTTATTTTACTTACTTTACCAGTCTGAGAGCCTGCATAGACATTGAATGACATTAAGCCGATAAACAGCAGTGTGAATAGTTTTTTCATTTATTTCCCAAAATAGTACGTTAGAGATAAGGAGCCTAAGAGCCTAGAAACACCGACCGATTTTTGTTCTGGGCTCTACTGTTTAGTCAAGTGATGGAGTGAACAACTTTGGACACATCCTTCAACATCCCCCTATTACCAACGACTACTAAGGTTTCATCTCGACCATTGTCAGCAGGGAAATAACGCAAAACCGATGTTGTACTTAACTTTAACAAATCCCTAGCAACAGCATCATAGTTAAACGCCAAAACTGACTTTTCTCCTTTGGCAACCCATCCTTCAACTAGTCCATTAAAACTCTCCAGATCGAGCTTAGTTAGTAGGATAAAGCTAAAAGCCCAGTTTAAAACAGCTTCCCCCTCCGATTCATAATCAAATTTTTCTAAATTTACTAACGATACAAGCCTAGTACTACCCAGAGCGACCTCAACTTCACCACTATAGCCCTCTAGATTTCGAAGCTCTTTGTTAGACCACAATGCTCCCTTTTTTAACCTAAGTTTACTAGCTGGACCAATATCATGGCTAGCTACTACCAAATACACATTTCCATCAAAACAATGGGAAATTTTCTCTATGTATTTCAAAGCAGTTATTTCTGGACATTGATCCACATCGTACTCTTGCTCCGAACGCAACTTGATTTTTTCAAGAAATAGCGAATCAGACAGATCCACGTTAAAAAAGAAGGCTTTCTCATTTTTATGCAAAAAAGTACTCACAATTTTATTAATCCCCGTAGTAATGGTGCTGCTTAAGCTTCGGCGAACCTTTAATTCCTGCATTGTAGTGATTCCTCTGATCACCTTTACCGCCGTCGTCATATTTAGCAGGTTTGTCTTGTCTAATTGAAATTTTCTCACCTTTATTATTAGTATATTCCAACTGTTTTACATTTCGGTCATCTAAGCCTGCCTCCTTCCCTTCAGGGGTATTTGGTTTAATCGTTTTATCAGGTTGGGCACTTCTTGGAATATCGTTTACCTCCTTGGCTTTGCGGAGAGCTTCACGTGATGTATCAGAACTCGTATCTAAACCATTTTTTGGACGACCTCCTTTCCCTTTTCCAACAACCCCACCAACAGCGGCCATAACCTTCGCCGTTCGCATTGAAGCCCGGACGTCTTTTGCATTCATGTTTAGGCTGTTTGCCGCGGAGTTTCTATCTTCCTCTGGAGCTTCGTGATAAGCCATGCCAGCGACACCATAGCCTGGCGCAATAGCATCTCTCACTTTTTTTAGTTTATTAACAGTACTACCAAACACATCGTTAGTTTTGGTTTTCTCGCCTTCAGGATCTCTGCTTTCTGAATCCCCCCCCCTATTACCTTTAGGTTTACCGCCGTCTGAATTTGGGTTTCCATCATCCCCTTTAGTCTCTGAGTCATCTGATGCAACACCGGAATCTACCCCGCTAAACCCTGTTGGGTCTGTGTACTTGAGCGGGTTATTCATCACATATGCATAGCGGTTGAAGCTATTTACTACGTATGGCGACTGAACAAGTGGATCCGCGCTCGTAAAGCGCCCTAACTCTTGGTCGTACACACGTCCGTTCATGTGTATTAATCCAACTTCTGTGATTTCCTCATGCCCGGTGTAACCTCGGTTGGTAATAGCTGACTGTACAACACTCGCGGCGCTTTTATCTTGCCACTCAACGTGGCGCTGTTTACCCCAAGTATCATAGCTGCGTTTTTCTACAACTAAGCCGTAACCGTCAGTCAGCATGTCAACAGAATCCAGCGCATCATGGTGCAAGTAGCGCACTTGCTTATTCTTGAGCTGGTTTTTACTATCGAGCGTCTGAGTGTTTAAGGCAATTAACTTACCCTCAGCGAAAATAAAGTGCTTGTGTTGTATTTCCCCTGTTTTAAGGTCTTTCTCTCGTTCATAAGTTTTGCCAAAGTAGAAGGTAACTTTACCATCTGAGCTTCGCTTTAAGTAACGGTCGTGGTTCGCATCATAAGAAAACTCTACCGACTTACCCTCACGTACGATTTTGATTGGCTTATTGAACGGCGACCAACGCATCGTTCGCTCATTGGATTTGCTGCCTTTCGCTTTCGCGCTGGTCATGTTACCCACAGCATCGTAGTTGTAGTCTAAACCATTTGCATTGGTAACAGCATGCGGACCCGCCCCCACTCCAGAGTATTGATAAACACCCACGTCTGATTTGTGGCGAATATTACCCAGCTTGTCATATTCGAAGCTGCGTTTACCTGTCAGATCCGGGTTGTTAAGACCATGGCGAGCCTTATCAACCAGAACCATGGTGTTGGTTTCGACTCTATCTAACGCATCATACGTCCAAATGTCAGTGATGCCGAGCTGATCATCAAAGCGCTGAGTGACGTTGTTGTGCTCATCGTATTGATAACGCAAGTAACGAATGTGCTGATTTCGAGATGGCTTGCTTATTTTATCTGAGCTGTAGACATGATTACCCTGATAAGTTGCTATCGCATTCATTCGTCCAGTATCTGCATCGTAATCATACGTGTTCATCAACCCATTACCCAGCATTTCACTGAGTGTATGATCAAAAGCATCGGTGGATTGACGCTGCCAATAGTAAACGTAGGCGTTATTTTTATTTGCCGCAGCCAATTCCGCGTTGGTTAAAATCGTATCCAACATATCGGCTTGGCTCACACCACCATTGCTCCTGCACTCTTTACGAAGACTCGCATCCACTCGGTTACCAGCTAGGTCATTAGCAAACTCACAATATAAGCCACTCAGTTTCGCGACTTTCTCCGACACCCCAATCATGTCAGCCGCCAGTGCTTTGTATTGCTTGTACTGGCGGTTAGCAATATTGGCGGCTTGTTCAAGATCTTCCGCTGCGAATAATAATTCACCGCGCAGTTCATCGTCAGCCTTCGCCGAATAAATATCGCCTTGATACATTATGTCTGGCTGACCATCCTCATCGTAATCACCAGATAAAAGCATGTCCTTCATCTGTGTAAGGCTAAGACCAGCTAATTCCTGCTCAGAAATGGCCGTTGCTGTCAGATCATGCGCTTGCAGCCCTGGTGTAAGGATATCCCATAAATCGCTGCCATCTTTTTCGCTGGTAATTCGATAAGCCTGACCTTCGAGCGTGACATCCAGAGGGATAGTGATGTCATCGTGCAGCATTACCCAAGTTGCAGGACGCAAATAGCACGTGTTCTGGCCATCACACCACTGTTTATAACGGTAATTATCTTTTAGTAATGCTGCAGACGCGCTATCAAGGTTGTAAACGTCAACCCGTTTTCTTTCGTACTCTAACTGCTTAGTGCGGAAGAATTGCTCCTGCCTTGCGTATCGACTCGCGCGTTGTAGATAAGTATTAGCTTGGTTGATCGCCCCACTAAGAAGTTGACGGATATCTTCACGGAACTTGGCGCTGGTAAAGATATCATCAGCGTAAGTTCTTGGGCTTCTTACTGCGCCCAAATAGCCAAATTGGTTGTAAAGATACTCCACCGCTAAGCGTTGGTGGCCTTTTTTACCAAGAGCAGACTTTAACGTTTGACCATCAGGACGAACTTCTCGTCCTAGACGCTCAAGTTTATCGTACTCATATTGTGTCGAGAAGATTTCTTGCCCGACTGTGACTGCTTTTTCTTGCAATAGCCCGTTGGAATTATAGAAATAATCTGTCCTTTGTCCCTTGCCACTCATCCACGATAGTGTGCCTAAGGCGCCACGTTCATCGTATCGCCATTGTGATGCCTCACTACCATCATTTTGTGCGACTTTACGTCCCAGCGTATCGTAACCCATAGTGGTGACGATTCCATTCGCATCTCGCTTATAAACAAGCTGCCCTAGTGCGTTGTAGCGATAGTACCAATGGCCGATATCCGGATCATCTAGCTCTGTTCGATAGCCTAGGTTGTCGTATTTTACTTGAGTAATGTTCCCGTCAGAATCTACCGTACGTCTTAGCTTACCATCAGGGTAATATTGATACGTTTGATAAGCACCAAGTGGCTCGTCTTTACGGATCACCTGCCCCATAACATTGTGGGTGGTGCTACGTTTAAAGCCACGAGCATCCGTGCCTTCTATTTTGTAGC from Vibrio hyugaensis includes:
- a CDS encoding RHS repeat-associated core domain-containing protein, whose translation is MLSLDGVSSKPGLEGYTLVGSIDSPQLLPRPNKFMRVGDCGPNGRYSKYEYRVDDDILSAQSYMPNLDGVLVEVPNVPNVGNKIGLKYISGDFNGDGKQTLRERIYVRNKMKHVPMHVLDIDNDGIDDWVYVYGKQLVYSLSHKGHKTFSIPVQDKELCVRNLPSLQKFCNNLAYLTFNDFNNDGYKDFAVVNNKAKKIDVFTFNGVGYEKQGSTYSLPGREHKVEFIDYNGDGYPELYVDGKFYINHGGDFDLTKPIDTPEIKDIYLVEDINGDGIDDFVSSVGKAPKEKSKTHISTGLEIDRINIITEQARTYKIEYKPALDKSVHTQKRYFDYPYLNTTPSKQLVSNVIKEPKGYIATRYSYHYEGAKSHALGGGFLGFAKITEVESNNGSFLVANKYDFVTTTTVSEYHQLDLKRAGELKKVTVYKQGKGAKPFVYRESDKVSATDFSYKSVDRTHRAFQVYPNKVVKKSYENGALQKTETITRELNAFGALTKEESVLVNAKDTRDAFTTTVDNTYVSNGYTTTSVTYNTISRHQVSDMSAKFARYQDGLTGYCSTSNDDVYFKPNDKFVLIHGEVDTPILVTRHNEYYRYRVTKSQSNSYSGITQRSGELTQISRAEFERQTTKPCGDFTFGNIIGDSHPELSTTTANLSQRVTQSGNEYWQVGAVQRTTSKVTAQQHGLSKLTLQDYAYTQNGLVSSVRTSGSEYEPSSGSGRTLTTAYQYDAWGNIRQESQYGSDLARRTTTYGYEQNGLKLKTTTNAKGHTTTWEYDAQGRLLSETSPLKGRKTRYQYDMFGRVRVATLPGTGNTVFTDYQLGAVCMNALATTAHCVTVRKADGSEQQTQFDYADREVRRLHRAFDGRWVVVDSEWDQNGRKRFVTAAKFLNQAGNAPRVTFDYDLYNREVRRIEPANRGGLAIFTTRYDGYKIEGTDARGFKRSTTHNVMGQVIRKDEPLGAYQTYQYYPDGKLRRTVDSDGNITQVKYDNLGYRTELDDPDIGHWYYRYNALGQLVYKRDANGIVTTMGYDTLGRKVAQNDGSEASQWRYDERGALGTLSWMSGKGQRTDYFYNSNGLLQEKAVTVGQEIFSTQYEYDKLERLGREVRPDGQTLKSALGKKGHQRLAVEYLYNQFGYLGAVRSPRTYADDIFTSAKFREDIRQLLSGAINQANTYLQRASRYARQEQFFRTKQLEYERKRVDVYNLDSASAALLKDNYRYKQWCDGQNTCYLRPATWVMLHDDITIPLDVTLEGQAYRITSEKDGSDLWDILTPGLQAHDLTATAISEQELAGLSLTQMKDMLLSGDYDEDGQPDIMYQGDIYSAKADDELRGELLFAAEDLEQAANIANRQYKQYKALAADMIGVSEKVAKLSGLYCEFANDLAGNRVDASLRKECRSNGGVSQADMLDTILTNAELAAANKNNAYVYYWQRQSTDAFDHTLSEMLGNGLMNTYDYDADTGRMNAIATYQGNHVYSSDKISKPSRNQHIRYLRYQYDEHNNVTQRFDDQLGITDIWTYDALDRVETNTMVLVDKARHGLNNPDLTGKRSFEYDKLGNIRHKSDVGVYQYSGVGAGPHAVTNANGLDYNYDAVGNMTSAKAKGSKSNERTMRWSPFNKPIKIVREGKSVEFSYDANHDRYLKRSSDGKVTFYFGKTYEREKDLKTGEIQHKHFIFAEGKLIALNTQTLDSKNQLKNKQVRYLHHDALDSVDMLTDGYGLVVEKRSYDTWGKQRHVEWQDKSAASVVQSAITNRGYTGHEEITEVGLIHMNGRVYDQELGRFTSADPLVQSPYVVNSFNRYAYVMNNPLKYTDPTGFSGVDSGVASDDSETKGDDGNPNSDGGKPKGNRGGDSESRDPEGEKTKTNDVFGSTVNKLKKVRDAIAPGYGVAGMAYHEAPEEDRNSAANSLNMNAKDVRASMRTAKVMAAVGGVVGKGKGGRPKNGLDTSSDTSREALRKAKEVNDIPRSAQPDKTIKPNTPEGKEAGLDDRNVKQLEYTNNKGEKISIRQDKPAKYDDGGKGDQRNHYNAGIKGSPKLKQHHYYGD